In Nocardia sputorum, a single genomic region encodes these proteins:
- a CDS encoding HD domain-containing protein, whose product MGVLDDLVMPDTAASSAALEVVSAYQSAALLNHSRRVYVWAAAYGSRQGIRYDAELLFTAAMLHDIGLVPEFDSHTVPFEEAGGHVARVFAAGAGWPSERRERLGEVIARHMEPDVDVADDPEGHLLSRAAAVDIVGMNIDDFSPAFRAEVLQRYPRLGLADEFLACFQAQADRKTGSSAARAMQSGLAARMAANPLGAGSEPTSEEI is encoded by the coding sequence ATGGGCGTTCTGGACGATCTCGTGATGCCTGACACGGCCGCGTCATCGGCTGCCTTGGAGGTGGTCTCCGCTTACCAGTCCGCCGCCTTGCTGAACCACTCGCGCCGCGTCTACGTCTGGGCGGCTGCCTACGGCAGCCGGCAGGGCATCCGATACGACGCCGAGTTGCTGTTCACGGCCGCGATGCTCCACGACATCGGCCTGGTGCCGGAGTTCGACAGCCACACCGTCCCCTTCGAGGAGGCCGGTGGCCATGTCGCCCGGGTGTTCGCCGCCGGCGCCGGTTGGCCGAGCGAGCGCCGCGAACGCCTCGGCGAAGTCATCGCCAGACATATGGAGCCTGACGTGGACGTGGCCGACGACCCTGAGGGTCACTTGCTGTCGCGGGCGGCTGCGGTGGACATCGTGGGAATGAACATCGATGATTTCAGCCCCGCGTTCCGTGCCGAAGTACTCCAGCGGTACCCCCGCCTCGGGCTCGCCGACGAGTTCCTTGCCTGCTTCCAGGCCCAAGCCGACCGGAAGACCGGCAGCTCCGCCGCCCGTGCGATGCAGTCCGGCCTCGCCGCCAGGATGGCGGCGAATCCCCTCGGGGCCGGTTCCGAGCCGACGTCCGAAGAAATTTAG
- a CDS encoding trypsin-like serine peptidase, translated as MASKRQPRSEVHEIDPRWAEALEASDERRLFREATPVPMPRVSEEELAEITKEEPEEQSENESSSRSFIGPRTAPTEADLAVSPYRYGGILVFEDYSDGQTRYGTAQFVAELNILLTAAHNVRDFKTGGWNSNLVFYRGYKNGNYATKYAITYAGTMDLWVGGTSPRLQYDYAFLRTAGSSEGALGMKTLESEPGWTSMGYPKGYAMGQVMHRVDGTRGTKSGGVIQMLGNPMDGGSSGGAWTVGSIVMGNNSARYASNPDAQWGPVFNNYTFDLYRAVKNA; from the coding sequence ATGGCATCCAAGCGTCAGCCCCGGAGCGAAGTGCACGAAATTGATCCCCGCTGGGCCGAAGCCCTGGAAGCGTCGGATGAGAGACGCCTGTTCCGCGAAGCGACCCCTGTTCCCATGCCACGGGTGTCGGAGGAAGAACTGGCCGAGATCACGAAAGAGGAGCCAGAGGAGCAGTCCGAGAACGAGAGTTCGAGTAGATCCTTCATCGGTCCACGCACGGCGCCGACAGAGGCCGATTTGGCGGTCTCCCCATATCGATATGGCGGGATACTCGTCTTCGAGGATTACAGTGACGGTCAGACACGCTACGGCACCGCACAGTTTGTCGCCGAACTGAATATACTGCTTACCGCCGCCCATAATGTACGAGACTTCAAGACCGGTGGGTGGAATAGTAATCTGGTTTTCTACCGTGGTTACAAGAACGGCAACTACGCAACGAAGTACGCGATCACCTACGCGGGCACTATGGATCTCTGGGTCGGTGGAACATCGCCCAGGCTTCAGTATGACTATGCATTTCTCAGGACAGCCGGTTCCAGCGAGGGGGCGTTGGGCATGAAGACGTTGGAGAGCGAGCCCGGCTGGACGAGTATGGGCTATCCCAAAGGATACGCCATGGGGCAAGTAATGCACCGGGTCGATGGCACGAGGGGCACGAAGTCGGGCGGCGTCATCCAGATGCTCGGTAATCCGATGGATGGCGGTAGCAGCGGTGGAGCCTGGACTGTCGGCAGTATCGTCATGGGCAACAATTCCGCCAGGTACGCAAGCAATCCGGACGCGCAATGGGGGCCGGTCTTCAACAATTACACATTCGATCTCTATAGAGCGGTGAAGAACGCCTGA
- a CDS encoding TetR/AcrR family transcriptional regulator, with translation MTDTEDRSRADQTRARLLEAAVVAFAERGFHGSTTRDITSIAGVSTGAIYVYHRSKEELLYQISHAGHLDTLERVRAAIASAQDPAEQLVAVMREFTIHHARAHTVARIINYELAALSPEHQQEIKETRRAIEGEVRSLIERGAAAGVFENSNIHMAATALLSLGIDIARWYHEGGSWSPEDIGDYYADLALRIVGGRRPGHPDSARS, from the coding sequence GTGACCGATACAGAGGACCGCTCGCGCGCGGACCAGACCCGTGCGCGGCTGCTCGAGGCGGCGGTGGTCGCCTTCGCCGAACGCGGCTTCCACGGCTCGACGACGCGCGACATCACATCGATCGCCGGAGTGAGCACGGGGGCGATCTACGTGTACCACCGTTCCAAGGAAGAGCTGCTCTACCAGATCTCGCACGCCGGTCACCTGGACACCCTGGAGCGCGTCCGCGCTGCCATCGCTTCGGCACAGGACCCCGCCGAGCAACTGGTCGCCGTGATGAGGGAGTTCACGATCCATCACGCACGCGCCCATACCGTCGCCCGGATCATCAACTACGAGCTCGCCGCTCTGAGCCCGGAACATCAACAGGAGATCAAGGAAACCCGGCGTGCGATCGAGGGAGAGGTCCGGAGCCTGATCGAGCGCGGGGCGGCCGCCGGGGTGTTCGAGAACTCGAACATCCATATGGCCGCGACCGCTCTGCTCTCGCTGGGAATTGATATCGCGCGCTGGTATCACGAGGGTGGTTCCTGGTCACCGGAGGACATCGGCGACTACTACGCGGACCTCGCGCTACGAATCGTGGGCGGTCGGCGGCCGGGTCACCCCGACTCCGCTCGATCGTGA